The following proteins are encoded in a genomic region of Opisthocomus hoazin isolate bOpiHoa1 chromosome 4, bOpiHoa1.hap1, whole genome shotgun sequence:
- the LOC104336565 gene encoding C-C chemokine receptor type 2 translates to MENQTTDLIDWPLTTEFDYSDSAPCMGTEEKHFAAKLLPPLYSLVVIFGLTGNMLVVFILIKYKRLKSMTDIYLLNLAISDLLFIFSLPFWAYYAAHDWIFGEALCRILSGVYLLGFYSGIFFIILLTLDRYLAIVHAVFALKARTVTYGILTSAVTWAVAIFASIPGMVFHKTQRENSRYTCSAHYESDTTINWKYSYILKMNILGLIVPMFIMIFSYSQILKTLLRCKNEKKQKAVRLIFVIMIFYFIFWTPFHISSFLHTFQSLLFNPNCEIKGQLEKAIQVTETISMIHCCINPVIYAFVGEKFRKYLYTFFRKHIAAHVCKKCPNLYREKLERVSSTFTPSTAEHDISTGL, encoded by the coding sequence ATGGAAAACCAAACCACAGACTTAATCGACTGGCCACTGACAACAGAATTCGACTACAGCGATTCAGCGCCATGCATGGGAACTGAGGAAAAGCACTTTGCAGCAAAACTTTTGCCACCACTCTATTCTTTGGTGGTGATATTTGGCCTCACAGGCAACATGCTTGTTGTCTTTATCCTGATAAAATACAAGAGATTGAAGAGTATGACTGACATCTACCTGCTCAATTTGGCAATATCTGATTTGCTgtttatattttctcttcctttttgggCTTATTACGCTGCTCACGACTGGATTTTTGGGGAGGCGCTGTGTAGAATTCTCTCAGGTGTCTACCTGCTTGGCTTCTACAGCGGGATCTTTTTCATAATCCTGTTGACCCTAGACAGGTATCTGGCCATAGTGCACGCAGTGTTTGCTTTAAAAGCTAGGACAGTTACCTACGGCATCCTCACCAGCGCTGTCACTTGGGCTGTTGCTATTTTTGCTTCCATTCCTGGGATGGTATTTCACAAAACTCAAAGGGAAAATTCACGTTATACTTGCAGTGCTCATTATGAAAGCGATACCACAATAAATTGGAAGTACTCCTACATTTTAAAGATGAACATTCTGGGACTTATTGTTCCAATGTTCATTATGATTTTCAGTTACTCACAAATTCTAAAAACATTATTGAGATGcaagaatgagaaaaaacagaaggcagTCAGACTTATTTTTGTGATCATGATTTTTTACTTCATCTTTTGGACACCGttccatatttcttctttcttgcatACATTCCAAAGTTTACTTTTCAACCCAAATTGTGAAATCAAAGGTCAATTGGAGAAAGCAATCCAAGTGACAGAAACAATCTCAATGATCCACTGTTGTATCAATCCTGTGATCTATGCATTTGTTGGAGAAAAATTTAGGAAGTACCTTTATACCTTTTTCCGAAAGCATATTGCAGCCCATGTCTGCAAAAAATGTCCAAATCTTTATCGTGAAAAATTAGAAAGAGTTAGTTCCACCTTCACACCATCCACTGCAGAGCATGACATCTCTACTGGACTGTAA